AGTCGCATCCACGTCGAATTTCGCTAGTTGACCATTCTTAATTCCCTGGTTACACTTTTGTTGCTAGCGATTGATGGCGCTACCAACGCCGTGTTCCCCCGTATTGGGCTAAGCTGGCAGACAATTTCTAAGTGTCCGCCTACAGTATGGCGGAAATTTGGGTGGAACCCTCCGACTACTCGGAGCCCAAGGTCACGAACAGTGATGTTGGGTTTTTCTTTTTTAGATTATGGAAAAAGTACATACACTTGAAGAGTTACAAGCGCTCCGCCACTCGTTGGCACATCTTTTGGGTGCGTCACTTCTAGAACTTTATCCTGGTACAAAGCTGGCCATTGGCCCAGCTGTTGAGCATGGTTTTTACTACGATGCTTTTGTACCAGGCGGGGTGAGCGAAGATGATTTAGAGAAGATTGAAGCCACCATGCGACACTTGCTCGGCACGTGGTCGACGTTTACGCACGAGGAGGTAACACCTGAAGCGGCCCGTGCTCGTTTCCTGGGTAACCCATATAAGCTCGAGCTTATAGATGAAATTACCAGTCGGGGTGAACCGATTACGCTATATACCTCAGGAACATTTACTGATTTGTGTCGAGGTGGCCACGTTGACGATGCATCAACGATTCATCCAGATTCTTTTTCTTTAAGTAAGGTCGCTGGTGCGTACTGGCGAGGGGATGAAAAAAATGATCAATTGACGAGGATTTATGGCTTGGCGTTTATGACGCCGCAAGAGCTAGAAGCACACCAAACAATGTTGGCAGAGGCCGAGAAGCGGGACCACCGACGGCTTGGACAAGAGCTTGAGCTGTTTTTCTTTCACGAGACAGCACCAGGGATGCCTTACTGGTTGCCGAAAGGCACAACGCTTTATAATGAACTTATCAACTTTTGGCGAGAAGAGCATCGACAGCGCGGGTATCAAGAGATTGTTTCTCCAATCTTGAATAAGCGGGAACTGTACGAAACTTCAGGGCATTACGAGCATTACTGGCCCGATATGTTTGTGGCAAAGACAAAGGATGGTGAAGAGTACGGTATTAAGGCAATGAATTGCCCAAATGCCATGGTAGTTTTTGGCTCACGCGGCCGAAGCTATCGGGATTTGCCGCTTCGTTTATCTGACACTGATACACTGCATCGAAATGAGCTTTCCGGTACCTTAAATGGGTTACTGCGGGTACGAGAGTTCCGTCAAGATGACGCGCATATTTTTGTAACTGAAGAACAAATCGCATCTGAATATAGAGCCGTTTTTTCGATTGTAGAGCGATTCTATACCATCTTCGGTCTCAACTATTCCTTTCGACTTGGTACACGCCCAGAGAAATTCATGGGAGACATTGAGACGTGGAATCAAGCGGAGGCAGTGTTGCAAGAAATTTTGAAAGAAAGTGGTAAGCCGTTTGTTATACAGGACGGCGATGGTGCTTTCTATGGCCCAAAGATAGACATCCTTATGAAGGATGCAATTGGTCGAGAGTGGCAGATGGGAACGATTCAGCTCGATTTTCAACAACCACGTCGTTTCAATTTACACTACACTGATGCTTCGGGGGAAAAGAAAACGCCCGTAGCAATTCATCGCGTTGTGTACGGTTCGTTGGAGCGTTTCGTTGGTATCATCATCGAACATTTTGCTGGCGCCTTTCCAGTGTGGCTTTCCCCAGTACAGGTTGCCGTGCTGTCAGTTAGTGAAACGCATCTTGAAGCGTGTCGTTCATTAGTTGAGATACTCGAGGCGGTTGGTATTCGGGTAGCACTAGACGCAAGTGGGGATACGGTCGGCAACAAGATTCGACGGTCAGTTGCCGAAAAAATGCCCTACGCACTTGTCATTGGTGACAAGGAAGCACCCGTAAGCGGCACGTGGGATAGCAGCACGATGTTGTCAGTTCGCGTACGCGGCTCAAGAGAGTTACTACAAATCACCTTAGCCGACTTTCAGAAAAGACTAGCGGATGAGATTAAAGAGCGTAAAGATGTAGCCGTTGACGTTGCGAAGCCAGTTTGATAGGGTAGACGAGAAGTATGCAATACCAATCCAGCAGCTACATCATTAGCATTATTATTAGCCAACCCGAAGAGGGTGGAAGGTTTGCGCTGTAGCTAAAGAGTATCTTGAGTTTCAACGCCAGCCCTTCACCGGGGCTGGTGTTTTGTATCCGTCGAAACGGCGAGATATTGGGGTGCGGGAATTGTTCCTTGCACATTCACAACTACGGTAGAGGAAAGGTGGTGAAATGAGAACCGTCGGTTTTAGTGAGCTTGGGAAAGTGGATTTGGTCGGGACAGGCGGTAACGCGGCAGTCGTCATTGCCGAGACCCTTATTGCGGGCACGTTCAATCGTGATGAGGCGGTGTCGCTTGGAATGTGGATGGCGCGCATGGAGCCGGGGTACGTGCCGCCTTTTATGGTGAAGAAGTATCGGGTGATTGAGGCGCATGAGCCCCCCGATGCTGGTGCTGTCACGGCAACTATCATGTTGCAATACGAAGGTGAAGACCATCATGTCGCCGGTGACGGAGACGGTCCCATCAATGCGCTGGACAACGCACTGCGCAAGGTGGTCGGCGCTTGCGTAAATGACCTCGTACTTGGTGACTACCACGTGGTGGTTCGGCGGGGCCAGGAGAGTGGTTCAGCGGTTCGCGTACAGGCATTTGTTGACTGGGAGTTCGGTGATTGGCACTTCCGGACCACAGGGGTGGCGACCAGCGTGGTGGAGGCAAGCTGGATAGCCATGGTCGACGCTTTCGAATTCATCATGGTTGCTGGAGTGAAGTTGCCGACAAGGTAACAAGGGGGGAGTGTGGCGGCGCGAGAGAAAGGGGACTCTCGCGCCGCACAGCCATTGATTTTTTCGTTTAGATGCGGTATACTAGTTACTGTTCGTAAAATAAAAGTAAGAAAAAATAAAAATGCGTGAGCTTTTGATGGGAACATGGCAAGTAGTAATGCCAGTTCTTGAGACAACTCCTTTGAAACAGTGGTGGCAATTTATTGATGCAAATTTCCTTTTCTTAACGTCATCTGCTACGTTGTTTGCCTCGTTAGTGCTCTGGGCGAATATTTAGGTTAGCAAATGGCCAGTGGCAAATAGCCAATATAAAAACTAATGAACCCCGAAAGGGGTTTTTTCAATGCTTGAGTAGATGCGGGGGTTAGGCTAGTATGGCGTGATGCATGAGAAAAAAGTTGTTGTAATTTTAGGGCCAACAGCGTCCGGAAAGTCGGCGTTGGCCGTTACCTTAGCCAAGTCTTTTGGTGGCGAACTTATTTCGGCTGATTCTCGACAGGTGTATAAAGGAATGCAGATTTTGACAGGCATCCTGCAGCCTCCCGCTGGCATAGTGCAGCATTTGGTTAATTTCGTTGAGCCTACTGAAACCTATAGTGTCAAAACATTCAAGCATGATGCGGAAGCGATTATAGCTGAAATCCATGAACATAAGGCGCTACCCATACTTGTTGGTGGTACGGCATTATACATTGATGCAGTGCTTGATAACTGGCAGATGCCGTCAGTGTCGCCTGATCCGGTACTGCGCCTTGAGCTTCAAGAAATCTACGCTCGTGAAGGTTTGGGAGCACTTGTTCGTCGACTTAGTAAAAAAGACCCAGCGGCGCTCACGGTGGTAGATGTTGTAAATCCGCGGAGAATTATGCGAGCGCTTGAGGTGGCTTACAGTTTAGGGAATTGGTCGGCTGTTGCTCGGGAAAAAAGTACGCCAAAGTACAATGTGCTCCGCATCGGAATCACGATCGACAGAGTGGAGCTGCGTAGAAAAATTGCAGCGCGAGTTTCAGAAATGTTTGCGGCGGGAGTAGTTGAAGAAACAAAAAGCTTGCTGCTGCGATATCCTTCGGCGTCGACTGTCATGACAAGCATAGGGTGTGACGCACTGATAGCGCATATTCATGGAATCATGACGCGCGAAGAGTGCGAAGAAAAAATAGTAACAAAAAGCTATCAGTATGCTAGGCGCCAGATGACGTGGTGGAAAAAAGATAAACGGATTCAGTGGACGAGTAGCGAAGAGTCAGCTATTGCACTCGTTCGAAAGTTTCTTTCGTAGTTGGGAGAAGGCCGATCATGGTGATCGGCCTTCATAGAGCGGCGTTGCCACTCCGGGGTTTTTGCGCAGGAGCACTGCGCCGTTCATAATGTGTCGCCTCACTTCGACCGATTCGGCGTAGTCGCCGTAGCGGACTGCGTTTTGGTCGTAGACGCTGGGTGCGTCCGCCATCATGACGAGGAGTGGCGTTGAGAGTTCGTACTTGGGTGCTCGAGGCATTGTGCGAGCAATGCGCACGAGTTCCTGAAGCAGTTCAGCGGCGTGTTTCGGGGGTGCGCTGAGCGTGCAGCAGTATGCCAGCTGTGCGAGTGTCTCGATGCAGACGCTACTGGTTGCCGTAGCTCGGAGCGCTTGAGTGTGAATGGCGCCGGCATCTTGCACCTCCTCAACAGCAGTGGTTGCTATTCTGAACTGTGTGCAGGGCAGCGACTCAGCAAACACCGGCGTGGTAATTGGCTCGCTAGCCGCGAATGCAGCTACTGCCGCGAGTTGAGCCTCGTTCGCCCGTGTGACGAAGTCAACGAGCGCAGCTATCACGAGCCAGCGGTCGCCTAGGCTTTTTTCGTTAAATGCGGCTTCGAATGGGCGATTGGTTGTCAAAGTGCTCATGGATTCTTTCCTCCGTTTTGCTTTTTTGGCCTAAAAAAAAGGCCCCAATTGGGGTCTTCTCTAGATCCTGTTGCTATTCCGCGAAATTTTGGGACGCTTAGCTATTCGCATACCTTGGCGTATGCTAGCAGGGGTTGC
Above is a genomic segment from Patescibacteria group bacterium containing:
- the thrS gene encoding threonine--tRNA ligase, whose amino-acid sequence is MEKVHTLEELQALRHSLAHLLGASLLELYPGTKLAIGPAVEHGFYYDAFVPGGVSEDDLEKIEATMRHLLGTWSTFTHEEVTPEAARARFLGNPYKLELIDEITSRGEPITLYTSGTFTDLCRGGHVDDASTIHPDSFSLSKVAGAYWRGDEKNDQLTRIYGLAFMTPQELEAHQTMLAEAEKRDHRRLGQELELFFFHETAPGMPYWLPKGTTLYNELINFWREEHRQRGYQEIVSPILNKRELYETSGHYEHYWPDMFVAKTKDGEEYGIKAMNCPNAMVVFGSRGRSYRDLPLRLSDTDTLHRNELSGTLNGLLRVREFRQDDAHIFVTEEQIASEYRAVFSIVERFYTIFGLNYSFRLGTRPEKFMGDIETWNQAEAVLQEILKESGKPFVIQDGDGAFYGPKIDILMKDAIGREWQMGTIQLDFQQPRRFNLHYTDASGEKKTPVAIHRVVYGSLERFVGIIIEHFAGAFPVWLSPVQVAVLSVSETHLEACRSLVEILEAVGIRVALDASGDTVGNKIRRSVAEKMPYALVIGDKEAPVSGTWDSSTMLSVRVRGSRELLQITLADFQKRLADEIKERKDVAVDVAKPV
- a CDS encoding alpha-isopropylmalate synthase regulatory domain-containing protein, with the translated sequence MRTVGFSELGKVDLVGTGGNAAVVIAETLIAGTFNRDEAVSLGMWMARMEPGYVPPFMVKKYRVIEAHEPPDAGAVTATIMLQYEGEDHHVAGDGDGPINALDNALRKVVGACVNDLVLGDYHVVVRRGQESGSAVRVQAFVDWEFGDWHFRTTGVATSVVEASWIAMVDAFEFIMVAGVKLPTR
- the miaA gene encoding tRNA (adenosine(37)-N6)-dimethylallyltransferase MiaA; protein product: MHEKKVVVILGPTASGKSALAVTLAKSFGGELISADSRQVYKGMQILTGILQPPAGIVQHLVNFVEPTETYSVKTFKHDAEAIIAEIHEHKALPILVGGTALYIDAVLDNWQMPSVSPDPVLRLELQEIYAREGLGALVRRLSKKDPAALTVVDVVNPRRIMRALEVAYSLGNWSAVAREKSTPKYNVLRIGITIDRVELRRKIAARVSEMFAAGVVEETKSLLLRYPSASTVMTSIGCDALIAHIHGIMTREECEEKIVTKSYQYARRQMTWWKKDKRIQWTSSEESAIALVRKFLS